In one Desulfoferula mesophila genomic region, the following are encoded:
- a CDS encoding GntR family transcriptional regulator, with protein MVKVYQPGSIVEQLYSLLCMEIMDGSLKPGQALLEKDLQQRFGTSRAPIREAIRLLAADRLVVVNAYKKKYVRKITREDLREVIPVLACLEGCAARLTVEKITTPQLKEFIQINDELKQAYQAGEIDRCISLNFNFHSFYVKGAANQALRQAIRPMIQRIVRLWVSTLYARKADFFVTTIQEHEKIISAFKRGDAAQVEQMAREHIENLLSRAMRFSVFDKQGNFNLIK; from the coding sequence ATGGTTAAAGTCTACCAGCCAGGGTCCATAGTAGAGCAGCTCTACAGCTTGTTGTGCATGGAAATCATGGACGGCTCCCTCAAACCGGGGCAAGCCCTCCTCGAGAAGGATCTACAGCAGCGTTTCGGGACAAGCCGGGCACCCATCCGGGAAGCGATACGCTTGCTGGCGGCCGACCGGCTGGTAGTGGTCAACGCTTACAAGAAAAAGTACGTGCGCAAGATCACCCGCGAGGACCTCCGCGAGGTGATCCCAGTACTTGCCTGCCTGGAGGGCTGTGCAGCTCGCCTGACTGTGGAAAAAATTACCACCCCACAATTGAAAGAGTTCATTCAGATCAACGATGAGCTAAAGCAGGCCTACCAGGCAGGGGAAATCGATCGCTGCATAAGCCTGAATTTCAATTTCCACAGCTTCTATGTGAAGGGGGCTGCGAACCAGGCCCTTCGTCAAGCCATCCGGCCCATGATTCAGCGCATTGTGCGCCTTTGGGTTTCAACCCTTTACGCCCGGAAGGCCGACTTTTTTGTTACTACCATCCAGGAACATGAAAAAATCATCTCAGCCTTTAAAAGAGGTGATGCCGCCCAAGTGGAGCAAATGGCCCGCGAGCACATTGAGAATCTGCTTTCCCGGGCAATGCGTTTTTCGGTTTTCGACAAGCAGGGCAACTTCAACCTGATCAAGTAA
- a CDS encoding MmgE/PrpD family protein produces the protein MKSDRLIPPSPSSTAAPTEAAALIAQHLYDTSFACIPSELLPDLKLKLLDTMGCMLAGSGAPGCPELVELCRGWGGAPQSRVVGHDLRLPAPMAALTNGTMARAVDFDDVFEPGTLHVSASLVPAALAVAEAQGGVDGKSLLTALALGVDLICRLSLAIQLPPGVSGMNSTFQCAYFAAAAVAGKLMGLEVEGLRHALGLAYTQVAGNSQNLLEGTLAIRLNQGLAAQGGVMAAELARVGLTAARDSLEGKFGYFMVYQRGAYDRDRLLEGLGQRYYGPEVTQKIYPCCMHTHAAIEALQEVKAKHLIDEAQIARIRVGLNQQGYNFVGAASSDKITPRSVPEAQFSIYHVLAASFATGRLATADFEPATLVLPEVRDLAGRVECWVDPDLQERCPSGVSPARVRVETRDGRVLEALGRERRGTPANPLSRQEVMNKFLGCARGAARPVEPEQALRAARLVERLEELNDVGQILAALA, from the coding sequence ATGAAATCTGACCGACTTATACCGCCTTCCCCTTCCTCTACTGCGGCCCCAACAGAGGCGGCCGCCCTTATCGCCCAGCACCTATACGACACATCTTTCGCCTGTATCCCCAGCGAGCTGCTTCCCGATCTAAAATTGAAGCTGCTGGACACCATGGGATGCATGCTGGCTGGGAGCGGCGCGCCGGGTTGTCCGGAGTTGGTTGAGCTCTGCCGCGGCTGGGGTGGTGCCCCCCAAAGTCGGGTGGTGGGCCATGACTTGCGCCTGCCCGCTCCCATGGCCGCCTTAACCAACGGGACCATGGCTCGGGCGGTGGATTTTGACGATGTTTTCGAGCCCGGCACCCTACACGTCAGTGCCTCTTTGGTCCCAGCCGCCTTGGCGGTGGCCGAGGCCCAGGGAGGGGTGGACGGCAAGAGCCTATTAACCGCCCTGGCTCTGGGTGTGGACCTGATCTGTCGCCTCTCCCTGGCCATCCAGTTGCCGCCAGGGGTAAGCGGTATGAACTCCACCTTCCAGTGCGCCTATTTCGCGGCAGCGGCGGTGGCGGGCAAGCTCATGGGGCTGGAAGTGGAGGGCCTACGCCACGCCCTGGGCCTGGCCTACACCCAGGTGGCCGGTAATTCCCAAAATCTCCTTGAAGGTACCTTGGCTATACGTTTGAACCAGGGATTGGCCGCTCAAGGTGGGGTCATGGCGGCCGAATTGGCGAGAGTCGGTTTAACCGCCGCGCGGGATTCGCTGGAGGGCAAGTTCGGCTATTTCATGGTCTATCAGAGGGGCGCGTATGACCGCGACCGGCTGTTGGAGGGCTTGGGCCAAAGGTATTACGGACCGGAAGTGACCCAAAAGATCTATCCCTGCTGCATGCACACCCACGCGGCCATCGAGGCCCTGCAAGAGGTCAAGGCCAAGCACCTGATCGACGAGGCCCAGATCGCCCGCATAAGGGTGGGGCTGAATCAACAAGGCTACAACTTCGTGGGCGCCGCCTCGTCGGATAAAATTACCCCCCGGAGCGTGCCGGAGGCCCAGTTCAGCATTTACCACGTATTGGCGGCCTCCTTTGCCACCGGCCGGCTCGCAACGGCTGATTTCGAACCAGCGACCCTGGTCTTGCCGGAGGTACGCGACCTGGCTGGACGGGTGGAATGTTGGGTGGACCCCGATCTGCAGGAGCGATGCCCATCCGGAGTCAGCCCTGCGCGGGTACGCGTGGAAACTCGCGACGGACGGGTGCTTGAGGCTCTAGGCCGCGAGCGGCGAGGGACTCCCGCTAACCCCCTTAGCCGCCAAGAGGTGATGAACAAGTTCCTGGGCTGCGCGCGGGGTGCAGCCCGGCCCGTGGAGCCGGAGCAAGCCTTGCGCGCCGCTAGGTTGGTGGAGCGCTTGGAGGAACTCAATGATGTCGGGCAAATTTTAGCCGCCCTTGCATAG
- a CDS encoding tripartite tricarboxylate transporter TctB family protein, with protein sequence MALLTSLDVLGFRGSVAGAIGPGVYPLTALGLMLVTGLIIVYRACKPIKYSLFSPFGSSDLRGLAVARLAQVIGREMGDPVKVYSGVGQGSFSSMFQGSRAKPDGHNFVVLDGSCPTPSPFSNAAECLERFVPVMRLSDDPYLLLGPITADNEAVDLPGLLAAGPLGFSAQPEEVDFLCRALSHRAGVAVQSRVFASTPRVLRSLAQGEIAAAFCPLDELAAGDLTHRHYRLLAVGAPARLAELPEIPTLLELGLDLCLGHWTVLAYPKGASREQVRDLWSILSRPENQEAVSQGMRGHGIRPDLLGPEETAEFWRAQAQVAQEIGRDTGYWRADRQMVSLYKVVGVLALFSAFMLLAPVTGYLPASLAMVLLLSLILWPGPLKRALPLITLVSLGSCVAVYLVFTQAFMVVFP encoded by the coding sequence GTGGCTCTGCTGACCTCGCTGGATGTCCTGGGCTTCCGGGGATCGGTAGCCGGGGCCATCGGGCCGGGGGTCTATCCGCTAACCGCCCTGGGACTCATGTTGGTCACCGGCCTGATAATCGTCTATCGCGCCTGCAAGCCGATCAAATACAGCCTTTTCTCACCGTTTGGCAGCAGCGACCTGCGCGGCCTGGCCGTGGCGCGTCTGGCTCAGGTGATTGGCCGCGAAATGGGCGATCCGGTCAAGGTGTACAGCGGAGTGGGTCAAGGCAGCTTCTCCTCCATGTTCCAAGGCAGTCGGGCCAAGCCGGATGGACACAACTTTGTGGTCCTGGACGGCTCCTGTCCCACCCCCTCGCCCTTTAGCAACGCTGCCGAGTGCCTGGAGCGTTTTGTGCCGGTCATGCGGTTGAGCGACGACCCCTACCTGCTCTTGGGGCCCATCACTGCCGACAACGAGGCCGTGGACCTCCCCGGTTTGCTGGCGGCTGGGCCATTGGGTTTCAGCGCGCAGCCGGAGGAAGTGGACTTTCTGTGCAGAGCCCTGTCCCACCGGGCGGGAGTGGCCGTGCAGAGCCGGGTCTTTGCCTCCACTCCCAGGGTGCTGCGCTCCCTGGCCCAAGGTGAGATAGCCGCCGCCTTCTGCCCTCTGGACGAGTTGGCGGCCGGCGACCTGACTCATCGGCATTATCGGTTGTTGGCGGTGGGGGCTCCGGCCCGGCTGGCCGAGCTTCCCGAGATCCCCACTCTGCTGGAGTTGGGGTTGGACCTGTGCCTAGGACACTGGACCGTCCTGGCCTATCCTAAGGGGGCGAGCCGGGAACAGGTACGGGATTTATGGTCAATTCTTTCCCGGCCCGAAAACCAGGAAGCCGTAAGCCAGGGCATGCGGGGGCACGGCATCCGTCCGGACCTGCTGGGCCCGGAGGAAACCGCAGAATTTTGGCGGGCTCAGGCCCAGGTGGCCCAGGAGATAGGGCGCGATACCGGTTATTGGCGGGCCGACCGTCAGATGGTCAGCCTTTATAAGGTGGTTGGGGTGCTGGCTCTGTTCTCCGCCTTCATGCTGCTGGCTCCGGTCACCGGCTATTTGCCGGCTTCCCTGGCCATGGTGCTGCTCCTAAGCCTGATTCTGTGGCCCGGACCCCTGAAAAGAGCCTTGCCCCTTATTACCCTGGTCAGTCTGGGGTCCTGCGTCGCGGTCTACCTGGTGTTCACCCAGGCCTTCATGGTTGTCTTTCCTTAA
- a CDS encoding tripartite tricarboxylate transporter permease, translating into MSEFVLGIFGGVFDPFSLLIIVEGVVLGIIVGVLPGLSATLGVALAAPITFGMDSLQGILLLLGIYVGAVYGGSISAILLGIPGTPAAVATVLDGQPMSKRGEAGRAIGISTISSFVGGLFGVALLAVLAKPVGIFGLAFGEREYLALGILALTAVAHLSGASFIKGVFSVAIGLFVSTIGIDEIHGIPRFTFGNVDMLGGIPYIPVMIGLFAIPETMISIEQLSAVKPKFPPVERVLPSKGMLRGLFKPVLRSSVIGGVVGAVPGTGADIAAIIAYAQGKAMSKHPEKYGTGYPEGIACPESANNAACGGAMVPLLTLGIPGGAVTAVIMGAFMVHGLQPGPLLMANNADIVYKLVLGFGVANLVMLTVGLSAARFFGKVSRMPQALLNPIIILLCIAGSYSMRNNWFDVYVMGISGMFGYALIKTGIPRPPLVIGMILSGMIESNLARSVMLCAGNPMMFFTPISTGLLILAVAPFSKPLVKKVWRSLRSPRRQPN; encoded by the coding sequence ATGAGCGAGTTCGTGTTGGGAATTTTCGGTGGTGTCTTTGACCCGTTCAGCCTTCTTATCATCGTGGAGGGCGTGGTACTGGGCATCATCGTGGGGGTGTTGCCGGGCCTTTCCGCCACCTTGGGGGTCGCCCTGGCCGCTCCCATCACCTTTGGCATGGACAGCCTGCAAGGCATCTTGTTGCTGCTTGGCATTTACGTGGGAGCCGTCTACGGCGGTTCCATCTCGGCCATTCTCTTGGGTATACCGGGCACGCCGGCGGCGGTGGCTACCGTTCTGGACGGCCAGCCCATGTCCAAGCGGGGTGAGGCCGGTCGTGCCATCGGCATCAGCACAATTTCCAGCTTCGTGGGCGGCTTGTTTGGGGTGGCGCTACTGGCGGTGCTGGCAAAGCCGGTAGGAATCTTTGGCTTGGCCTTTGGAGAACGGGAGTACCTGGCCCTGGGCATCCTGGCCCTCACCGCGGTGGCCCATCTTTCCGGGGCCTCCTTCATCAAAGGCGTGTTTTCGGTAGCAATCGGGCTGTTCGTGTCCACCATCGGTATCGACGAAATTCACGGCATCCCCCGTTTCACCTTTGGCAACGTCGACATGCTTGGGGGCATCCCCTACATCCCGGTGATGATCGGGCTATTCGCCATACCTGAGACCATGATATCCATCGAGCAACTCTCGGCGGTCAAACCCAAGTTTCCTCCCGTGGAGCGGGTGTTGCCCTCCAAGGGCATGCTGAGGGGCTTGTTCAAACCGGTTCTTCGCTCTTCGGTCATCGGAGGAGTGGTGGGCGCAGTTCCCGGTACCGGGGCGGACATCGCCGCCATCATCGCCTACGCTCAAGGCAAAGCCATGTCCAAGCATCCGGAAAAGTACGGCACTGGCTACCCCGAGGGCATTGCTTGTCCGGAGAGCGCCAACAACGCCGCCTGCGGTGGGGCCATGGTCCCCTTGCTCACCTTGGGCATCCCCGGGGGGGCGGTGACGGCGGTCATCATGGGTGCCTTTATGGTGCACGGCCTACAGCCGGGACCGCTGCTGATGGCCAACAACGCCGATATCGTCTACAAACTGGTGCTGGGTTTCGGGGTGGCCAACCTGGTCATGCTGACGGTGGGCTTGAGCGCGGCCAGATTTTTCGGCAAGGTATCACGCATGCCCCAGGCGCTGCTAAACCCCATAATCATCTTGCTGTGCATCGCCGGTTCCTACAGCATGCGCAACAATTGGTTTGACGTCTACGTGATGGGCATCTCTGGAATGTTCGGCTATGCTCTGATCAAAACCGGCATCCCTCGGCCACCCTTGGTCATCGGCATGATCCTGAGCGGCATGATCGAGTCCAACCTGGCCCGTAGCGTCATGCTCTGCGCGGGTAACCCCATGATGTTTTTCACCCCAATCAGTACCGGTCTACTGATCCTTGCCGTGGCCCCCTTCAGCAAACCTCTGGTGAAAAAAGTTTGGCGCTCGCTGCGCAGCCCAAGGCGGCAGCCCAACTGA
- a CDS encoding tripartite tricarboxylate transporter substrate binding protein, producing MAFNPGGGSDTFGRAVARFGEKYVGQPIFVTNRAGGAGAIGFVYGAKAKPDGYTLTLAVTTLTIAPYMTKGYPVTYKDYAPLALLAVVPSCISVSAESKYKTLQDFLKDAKAQPGKMRVGTSGTGSPWHLAGAALGNAAKVNFSFVPYKGAGPTITALMGGHIDSAITSAAEIFPHVQAGKVRVLAIIADKRFPVLPDVPTTIELGLKANVVAWRGLVAPNKTPKDRVTYLIKAITKLSEDKEFLDFMAKNGVTPHLITGEKFGQWLKVQSEDYANLVKLTGLVK from the coding sequence GTGGCTTTCAATCCCGGCGGTGGCTCGGACACCTTTGGACGGGCCGTGGCCAGATTCGGCGAAAAGTACGTGGGACAGCCCATTTTCGTGACCAACCGGGCCGGAGGGGCTGGGGCGATCGGTTTCGTATATGGGGCCAAGGCCAAGCCCGATGGTTACACCCTGACGCTGGCGGTAACTACCCTAACCATCGCTCCCTATATGACCAAGGGTTATCCAGTCACCTACAAGGATTATGCGCCTTTGGCGCTGCTGGCCGTGGTTCCCTCCTGCATCAGCGTGTCCGCCGAAAGCAAATACAAGACGCTGCAGGATTTTCTCAAAGATGCCAAGGCGCAGCCCGGCAAAATGCGCGTGGGCACCTCCGGCACGGGAAGCCCCTGGCACCTGGCCGGGGCGGCCCTGGGCAATGCCGCCAAGGTGAATTTCTCCTTCGTGCCCTATAAGGGGGCTGGTCCGACCATCACCGCCCTGATGGGAGGACACATAGATTCGGCCATCACCAGCGCCGCCGAAATTTTCCCGCATGTGCAGGCGGGCAAGGTGCGTGTTTTGGCCATCATCGCCGACAAGCGCTTCCCGGTCCTGCCTGATGTGCCCACCACCATCGAACTGGGGCTTAAAGCCAATGTGGTGGCCTGGCGAGGCCTGGTGGCGCCCAATAAAACCCCCAAGGATCGAGTGACCTACCTGATCAAGGCCATAACTAAGCTGTCCGAGGATAAGGAGTTCCTGGACTTCATGGCCAAAAACGGTGTCACTCCCCATCTGATCACCGGCGAAAAATTCGGCCAATGGCTCAAGGTGCAAAGCGAGGACTATGCCAATTTGGTCAAGCTCACCGGCCTGGTCAAATAG
- a CDS encoding creatininase family protein: protein MSRKKLMEEMTWTELREAMASADTALIPTGSVEVEGPHLPLAVDSIVAMEVARRVADATEGVIVAPLFNVTYSSWHGAFSGTLSLTMPTLMTVMSQICRDLCRHGFKRLFFINSHIGNDASIWNTANDLTAEGLARVGMVSIWPLASEMGQHMSELKENSFLHAGEIMTSVVMAIRPDLVDMSQAVTEYLKPKSEGYQPLLSSKSKVGGRVISIYHTSEELTQSGVMGNPSQASADKGEMIIGNMVEYISQAVDEFRQVPLPPGIGA, encoded by the coding sequence TTGTCACGCAAGAAACTCATGGAAGAAATGACTTGGACCGAGCTGCGGGAGGCCATGGCCTCGGCGGACACGGCCCTGATACCGACCGGCTCGGTGGAAGTGGAAGGCCCCCATTTGCCCCTAGCGGTGGATTCCATCGTAGCCATGGAGGTGGCCCGCCGGGTGGCCGATGCCACCGAGGGAGTCATCGTGGCGCCCCTGTTCAACGTAACCTATTCCTCTTGGCACGGCGCCTTCTCGGGCACTCTGAGCCTGACCATGCCTACCCTGATGACGGTGATGAGCCAGATTTGCCGCGACCTGTGCCGCCATGGTTTCAAGAGGCTGTTTTTCATCAACTCCCACATCGGGAATGATGCCTCCATTTGGAACACCGCCAACGACCTTACCGCCGAGGGCTTGGCCCGGGTGGGCATGGTGAGCATTTGGCCGCTGGCCAGCGAGATGGGCCAGCACATGAGCGAGCTGAAGGAAAACTCTTTTTTGCACGCTGGCGAGATAATGACCTCGGTGGTGATGGCCATACGGCCGGACCTGGTGGACATGTCCCAGGCGGTGACGGAGTACCTAAAGCCTAAAAGCGAAGGCTACCAGCCCCTGCTCAGTTCCAAGTCCAAAGTTGGCGGGCGGGTGATAAGCATCTACCACACCTCGGAAGAACTGACCCAATCGGGGGTGATGGGCAACCCCAGCCAGGCTTCCGCGGATAAGGGCGAGATGATAATTGGTAACATGGTGGAGTATATCAGCCAGGCGGTGGATGAGTTCCGCCAAGTGCCCCTGCCCCCGGGCATCGGGGCGTGA
- a CDS encoding GntR family transcriptional regulator, which translates to MSSIIKPPKTISEQVLEVLEEEILSGFYQPGDRMVETEIAKRLGVSRGPVREALLVLESRGLLQEKIGMAKGREVVSLSGQDLRQCYQVRIFIETQGLIAHAKSTDQRVLDKLEEMTRGMDEIVRQGNTKAYREANTAWHYVIVSALNNPRLHDFYQDNDRIIRWFAGFTLDPVRLARSNQEHRHILEACRRQDVATIVDILYEHQTQALERVLNKLKEASRLPTENPPAGPARPRRRKGEQP; encoded by the coding sequence ATGAGTTCTATAATAAAGCCGCCCAAAACCATATCCGAACAGGTGCTGGAGGTTCTGGAGGAGGAGATCCTCTCTGGCTTCTACCAGCCCGGTGATCGTATGGTGGAAACCGAGATCGCCAAACGCCTGGGGGTAAGCCGTGGGCCGGTGCGTGAGGCCCTGCTGGTGCTGGAGAGCCGGGGACTCCTCCAGGAAAAAATCGGAATGGCCAAAGGCCGGGAAGTGGTATCGCTCAGCGGGCAGGATCTCAGGCAATGTTACCAGGTGCGCATCTTCATAGAGACCCAGGGCCTCATCGCCCACGCTAAGAGCACCGACCAGCGGGTGCTGGATAAGTTGGAGGAGATGACCCGGGGGATGGACGAAATAGTGCGCCAGGGCAACACAAAGGCCTACCGAGAGGCCAATACTGCCTGGCATTACGTCATTGTTAGCGCTCTGAACAATCCCCGCCTGCACGACTTTTACCAGGACAATGACCGCATCATCCGCTGGTTCGCCGGGTTCACCCTGGATCCGGTCCGCCTAGCCCGCTCCAATCAAGAGCACCGTCATATCCTTGAGGCCTGCCGCCGTCAGGATGTAGCGACTATCGTGGACATATTGTATGAGCACCAAACCCAGGCCTTGGAGCGGGTGTTAAACAAGCTGAAGGAGGCCTCTCGCCTCCCAACCGAAAACCCACCGGCGGGCCCGGCCCGCCCTCGTCGTCGTAAGGGAGAACAGCCATGA
- a CDS encoding DUF169 domain-containing protein, protein MISLEEVHKLGTELEIWLRMRSHPIAFKMLKSIDEVPEDAIIPTRDWKHKYALCQAMAKAQRDGMTIAMFKDDNWCFEPVLGLGLVPPRPEFFEGHHRYPDSVRDLQDAARWCQNMPRLEFGQYLGLVVAPINTCSFMPDLVVMHVNGLQTSQLLIIKCWLDGKDVPSQLSGHAACVYCTVPSLIQQECQVAIPCKGDRRLAMAQDDELLFTLLPEMLPGFMEGANFLQKHNWGLPLKQEYKEEYDLKPGYCEMAEMHGMDMQQSPPRQQKFQKH, encoded by the coding sequence ATGATTAGCTTAGAAGAAGTACACAAGCTGGGGACCGAACTGGAAATATGGTTGCGCATGCGCAGCCATCCAATAGCTTTCAAAATGCTAAAGAGCATTGACGAAGTCCCCGAAGACGCCATCATTCCCACCCGGGACTGGAAGCATAAATACGCCTTGTGCCAAGCCATGGCCAAGGCACAGCGCGACGGCATGACCATCGCGATGTTTAAGGACGATAACTGGTGCTTCGAGCCGGTGCTGGGCCTGGGCCTAGTGCCGCCTCGTCCCGAGTTCTTTGAGGGCCATCACCGCTATCCGGACAGTGTGCGCGATCTGCAGGACGCGGCCAGGTGGTGCCAGAACATGCCCCGCCTGGAGTTCGGCCAGTACCTAGGCCTGGTAGTGGCGCCCATCAACACCTGCAGTTTCATGCCCGACCTCGTGGTTATGCACGTAAATGGCCTGCAGACCAGTCAACTCCTCATCATTAAATGCTGGCTGGACGGCAAGGACGTGCCTTCCCAACTCTCAGGCCACGCAGCCTGCGTATACTGCACCGTGCCCTCTCTGATCCAGCAGGAGTGTCAGGTTGCCATTCCTTGCAAGGGAGACCGCCGCCTTGCTATGGCCCAAGACGACGAACTGCTCTTCACCCTGCTGCCGGAGATGCTGCCCGGATTCATGGAGGGGGCTAACTTCCTGCAGAAGCATAACTGGGGCCTACCTCTGAAGCAGGAGTACAAGGAAGAGTATGACCTGAAGCCTGGCTACTGCGAGATGGCTGAGATGCACGGTATGGATATGCAGCAGTCGCCCCCTCGGCAGCAAAAGTTCCAAAAGCACTAG
- a CDS encoding VOC family protein, giving the protein MIQIKNYSHTALVVKDLEKCKWFYGKVLGLASINRPKFRFPGEWYQVGNSQLHLMVRDEDIPIGSHHLAFETEDFAEAKRILKQNGIAVVDGPGKREDHSDYLFCRDPDGNLVEITFHVA; this is encoded by the coding sequence ATGATTCAGATCAAAAATTATAGCCACACTGCCTTGGTTGTTAAGGACCTTGAAAAGTGTAAGTGGTTTTATGGGAAAGTGTTGGGGTTGGCTTCAATAAATCGCCCAAAGTTCCGCTTTCCCGGAGAATGGTACCAAGTTGGGAATTCCCAGCTACACCTGATGGTAAGAGATGAAGATATACCAATAGGCTCACACCACCTGGCTTTTGAAACCGAGGACTTTGCCGAGGCCAAAAGGATTTTGAAGCAAAACGGAATCGCGGTAGTGGATGGGCCAGGCAAGCGGGAAGATCATTCAGACTATCTCTTTTGTCGGGATCCTGATGGTAACTTAGTGGAAATTACCTTTCATGTAGCTTGA
- the istA gene encoding IS21 family transposase, producing MDQWARIRLELRDGQASKRELMRREGIHWDTLQKIQNFPEPPGYRLSTPRAKPKLGPYLELIARIIKEDKKVPKKQRHTATRIYHRIKEAGYQGKYTQVKEAVRAIKRVSQEVYMPLVHRPGEAQVDFGYALAKVSGELRKIALFIMALPYSDAFFVAAFDKECSESYWEGHARAFEFFGGVPHRISYDNSKVLVSKIIGPHERKLTDGFLKLQSHYLFREHFCRVRRPNEKGVVEGVVKYARQNFLVPVPQVKDLAELNAMLLRQCRDDMKRRLRGKGGSKAEVLQEDQTAFVPLPPSRFDACRKQPTRANSLSLVRFDDNDYSVPVACAHHEIVAKGYVDRVVLCHHDVVVARHSRSWGKEGVFFDYRHYLPLLERKPGSLDHARPLADLDLSECFEVLRRRLVAGEDMPGQGTRKYIKVLRLLEDHSMARLKRAVEQALYAGAYAPEAIVHLLEPPSSGPAATFLLDGREHLGRVSVAGPDITVYDSLLAQGGALS from the coding sequence ATGGATCAATGGGCCCGGATCAGACTTGAGTTGCGCGATGGCCAGGCGAGCAAGCGCGAGTTAATGCGTAGAGAGGGCATCCATTGGGATACCCTGCAAAAGATTCAGAATTTTCCCGAGCCTCCCGGATACCGGCTCAGCACCCCCCGAGCCAAGCCCAAGCTTGGCCCCTACCTTGAGTTGATCGCCCGGATCATAAAAGAGGACAAAAAGGTTCCCAAGAAGCAAAGGCACACGGCCACGCGCATATATCACCGCATCAAGGAGGCGGGTTATCAGGGCAAGTACACCCAGGTAAAGGAGGCGGTGCGCGCAATCAAGCGCGTGAGCCAGGAGGTGTACATGCCCCTGGTCCATCGTCCCGGCGAGGCGCAGGTGGACTTTGGCTATGCCCTGGCCAAGGTTTCCGGGGAGCTTCGCAAGATAGCGCTTTTTATCATGGCCTTGCCGTACTCCGATGCCTTTTTCGTGGCGGCCTTCGACAAGGAGTGCAGCGAGAGCTACTGGGAAGGGCATGCCAGGGCGTTCGAGTTTTTCGGTGGGGTGCCCCACCGGATCAGTTACGACAATAGCAAGGTCCTGGTTTCCAAGATCATAGGGCCTCATGAGCGCAAGCTGACCGATGGTTTTCTCAAGCTGCAGAGCCATTACCTTTTTCGGGAGCATTTTTGTCGGGTGCGGCGTCCAAACGAGAAGGGCGTGGTGGAAGGGGTGGTCAAGTACGCCCGGCAGAATTTTTTGGTGCCAGTGCCCCAGGTGAAGGACCTGGCCGAGCTCAATGCCATGCTTTTAAGGCAGTGCCGCGACGACATGAAGCGCCGTTTGCGTGGCAAGGGCGGTAGCAAGGCCGAGGTTTTGCAGGAAGACCAGACAGCCTTTGTCCCCCTGCCTCCCTCCCGCTTCGATGCCTGCCGCAAACAGCCTACCCGGGCCAATTCATTGTCCCTGGTCCGCTTCGACGACAATGACTACTCGGTGCCGGTGGCTTGTGCCCACCATGAAATTGTGGCCAAGGGCTATGTGGATCGGGTGGTGCTCTGCCACCATGACGTGGTGGTGGCCCGCCACTCCCGATCCTGGGGCAAGGAAGGGGTGTTTTTCGACTACCGGCATTATCTGCCCTTGCTGGAGCGCAAGCCTGGCTCCCTGGACCACGCCCGCCCCCTGGCTGACCTAGATCTGTCTGAGTGCTTTGAGGTCTTGAGGCGGCGGCTGGTGGCCGGGGAAGACATGCCTGGCCAGGGCACCCGTAAATACATAAAGGTCCTACGTTTGCTGGAGGACCACTCCATGGCCAGACTGAAGCGGGCGGTGGAGCAGGCATTGTACGCGGGAGCCTATGCCCCGGAGGCCATTGTCCACCTGCTGGAGCCGCCATCATCAGGGCCCGCGGCCACCTTCCTGCTGGACGGTCGTGAGCACCTGGGCCGAGTGAGCGTGGCCGGGCCCGATATCACAGTCTATGACTCCCTCCTCGCGCAGGGAGGGGCGCTGTCATGA